A part of Caloenas nicobarica isolate bCalNic1 chromosome 10, bCalNic1.hap1, whole genome shotgun sequence genomic DNA contains:
- the LOC135992295 gene encoding collagen alpha-1(I) chain-like gives MTAPHGDMAAVPPSGTQGRPSPAPAPNTSCASTAGLAGSLWPDPTALPRPGSAPNLGLSLGQEGEQGQRGSAGLGRPAHTARCERGQPRRLTGHAPGSPEQDTARGTGHTAAAGTPRPRWHQRLPEPGPAVTRWPRGTASAAAGPTPAAEPRGCEGGRTGLAPRGRGTGPGPLLPSAPAGPAASPARSRRPGAAGHGLCPPGPARPEPGAAQRPRCHRPPPSGVRSGWTTPAVKPPAPTGRVLPAASPGPYRAACPLPSRRRPGPSGGGAASRRGAPGAPAPEPGPAQAGAAGAAGGAACLRRAAVSAAPPATGPHRHTGPARPVPAPLGGAARPGTARQGRRSAGRRRMPSPPPAPPAAAAAPAPPAPRARLPGHLRTPREPGPLSPDPAWEDPPAAGTGHGRGSAQPLSERGTREHLISCPHAPGTAGSRWICGGAGETQPHRPVQPRHRQSGGFLGPAGSSAGLPMTSPRPDGKPLSPATNQPQPWPFPAETPPHQCHQEAQGLPKPCAGRSSCCLRSSPAPGTGRPTAAGTLVLSARAAALGLGGAGAGTERVTGLGSARRRRQPPAAPALPRERRGQLPQGELR, from the exons ATGACCGCTCCACATGGGGACATGGCTGCGGTGCCCCCGTCGGGGACGCAGGGCCGTCCGTCCCCAGCTCCGGCACCTAACACCAGCTGCGCCAGCACAGCTGGCCTGGCTGGCTCCCTCTGGCCTGACCCCACAGCTCTGCCGCGCCCCGGTTCTGCCCCAAACCTCGGCctgtccctggggcaggagggggagcaggggcagcggggcagcgccgggctgGGCAGGCCAGCCCACACGGCGCGGTGCGAGCGGGGACAGCCCCGCCGGCTCACCGGCCACGCTCCCGGCTCCCCTGAGCAAGACACTGCCCGAGGCACCGGGCACACGGCGGCAGCCGGGACCCCCCGACCCCGCTGGCACCAGCGCCTCCCCGAACCGGGCCCGGCTGTCACACGGTGGCCCCGCGGCACGGCCTCAGCCGCCGCCGGCCCCACACCCGCAGCCGAGCCCCGGGGCTGCGAGGGCGGCCGGACCGGGctggccccgcggggccgcgggaCTGGGCCcggccccctcctgccctcggctccggccggccccgccgccagcccagcccgctcccgccgccccggtGCCGCCGGGCACGGCCTTTGCCCCCccgggcccgcccgccccgAGCCCGGGGCTGCCCAACGGCCGCGGTGCCACCGGCCGCCCCCGTCCGGGGTCCGTTCCGGCTGGACCACCCCAGCTGTCAAACCGCCGGCGCCGACGGGTCGAGTCCTCCCGGCCGCGTCCCCTGGCCCTTACCGCGCGGCCTGCCCGCTCCCGTCCCGCCGGCGGCCGGGCCCGTCTGGCGGCGGCGCCGCGTCACGCCGCGGGGCGCCCGGAGCGCCCGCCCCGGAGCCGGGCCCGGCCCAGGCaggggcggccggggcggccggcggggccgctTGTTTACGCCGAGCAGCTGTcagcgccgccccgcccgccacCGGCCCGCACCGACACACCGGCCCCGCGCGGCCCGTCCCGGCTCCGCTCGGcggcgcagcccggcccggcacGGCGCGGCAGGGCCGCCGCTCCGCCGGGCGCCGCCGGATGCCGtcaccgccgcccgccccgcccgccgccgccgccgcaccgGCGCCGCCAGCGCCCCGCGCCCGGCTCCCCGGGCACCTCCGCACCCCGCGAGAACCGGGGCCGCTCTCCCCCGACCCGGCCTGGGAAGACCCACCCGCGGCCGGCACCGGGCATGGCCGGGGCTCGGCACAGCCTCTGTCCG AGAGGGGCACCCGAGAACACCTCATCTCGTGTCCCCACGCACCAGGCACGGCGGGCAGCCGGTGGATATGCGGCGGAGCTGGTGAGACGCAACCGCACCGGCCAGTCCAGCCCCGGCACCGCCAGAGCGGGGGCTTCCTCggcccagctggcagcagcgcCGGCCTCCCCATGACATCC CCACGGCCCGATGGAAAACCCCTCTCACCTGCCACGAACCAGCCACAGCCCTGGCCCTTCCCGGCAGAGACGCCACCCCACCAGTGCCACCAGGAAGCTCAGGGTCTCCCCAAGCCCTGTGCCGGCAGAAGCTCCTGCTGCCTCAGGAGCAGCCCGGCCCCCGGCACCGGCCGCCCCACGGCTGCGGGGACCCTTGTCCTCAGTGCCCGGGCGGCCGCGCtggggctcggcggggccggTGCCGGCACAGAGCGGGTGACGGGACTCGGCTCCGCCCGGCGCAGGCGGCAGCCGCCAGcagccccggctctgccccgAGAGCGGCGGGGGCAGCTGCCGCAGGGCGAGCTCCGGTAA
- the MFAP1 gene encoding microfibrillar-associated protein 1, with protein sequence MSVPSALMKQPPIQSTAGAVPVRNEKGELSMEKVKVKRYVSGKRPDYAPMESSEEEDEEFQFIKKAKEQEVEPEEQEEELANDPRLRRLQNRIAEDVEERLARHRKIVEPEVVGESDSEVEGEAWRLEREDTSEEEEEEIDDEEIERRRGMMRQRAQERKTEEMEVMELEDEGRSGEESESESEYEEYTDSEDEMEPRLKPVFIRKKDRITVQEREAEALKQKELEQEAKRMAEERRKYTLKIVEEEAKKEFEENKRSLAALDALDTDDENDEEEYEAWKVRELKRIKRDREEREAMEKEKAEIERMRNLTEEERRAELRANGKVITNKAVKGKYKFLQKYYHRGAFFMDEDEEVYKRDFSAPTLEDHFNKTILPKVMQVKNFGRSGRTKYTHLVDQDTTSFDSAWGQESAQNTKFFKQKAAGVRDVFERPSAKKRKTT encoded by the exons ATGTCGGTCCCCAGCGCCCTCATGAAGCAGCCGCCGATCCAGTCCACGGCGGGCGCCGTGCCCGTCCGCAACGAGAAGG GTGAGCTCTCCATGGAGAAGGTGAAGGTGAAGCGATATGTGTCGGGGAAGCGGCCCGACTACGCGCCCATGGAGTCCtcagaggaggaggacgaggagtTCCAGTTCATCAAGAAGGCGAAGGAGCAGGAGGTGGAGCccgaggagcaggaggaggaactcgCCAACGACCCCCGGCTGCGGCGCCTGCAGAACCGCATCGCTGAGGACGTGGAGGAGCG GCTGGCGAGACATCGTAAAATTGTGGAGCCTGAAGTGGTTGGAGAAAGTGACTCCGAGGTGGAGGGGGAGGCCTGGCGTCTGGAGCGGGAGGACACAAgcgaagaggaggaggaggagatcgATGATGAG GAGATCGAGCGTCGGCGCGGGATGATGCGGCAGCGAGCGCAGGAGAGGAAGACGGAGGAGATGGAAGTGATGGAGCTGGAGGACGAGGGTCGATCTGGAGAAGAGTCGGAGTCTGAGTCCGAGTACGAGGAGTACACGGACAGCGAGGATGAAATGGAGCCGCGTCTCAAACCCGTCTTCATCCGCAA GAAGGACCGGATCACGGTGCAGGAGCGGGAAGCAGAGGCACTGaagcagaaggagctggagcaggaggccAAACGGATGGCGGAGGAGCGGCGCAAGTACACGCTGAAG ATTGTCGAAGAGGAGGCAAAGAAAGAGTTTGAGGAAAACAAGCGCTCGCTGGCAGCACTAGATGCGCTAGATACAGACGATGAGAATGATGAGGAAGAGTATGAAGCCTGGAAAGTACGTGAGCTGAAGCGCATCAAACGGGACCGCGAAGAACGAGAAGC catggagaaggagaaggcgGAGATTGAGCGCATGCGGAACCTGACGGAGGAGGAGCGCCGCGCCGAGCTGCGTGCCAATGGCAAGGTCATCACCAACAAGGCGGTGAAGGGCAAGTACAAGTTCCTGCAGAAGTACTACCACCGCGGCGCCTTCTTCATG GACGAGGACGAGGAGGTGTACAAGAGGGACTTCAGCGCCCCGACACTCGAGGACCACTTCAACAAAACCATCCTGCCCAAAGTCATGCAG GTGAAGAACTTCGGGCGCTCAGGGCGGACCAAGTACACACACCTGGTGGACCAGGACACCACGTCCTTCGACTCGGCCTGGGGCCAGGAGAGCGCCCAGAACACCAAGTTCTtcaagcagaaagcagcaggtgtGCGCGATGTCTTCGAGAGACCCTCCGCCAAGAAGCGAAAAACCACCTAA
- the HYPK gene encoding huntingtin-interacting protein K — protein sequence MAAEGDVELELETEPNGSGGGSDGAGGRAAEKPRKHDSGAADLERVTDYAEEKEIQSSNLETAMSVIGDRRSREQKAKQEREKELAKVTIKKEDLELIMTEMEISRAAAERSLREHMGNVVEALITLTN from the exons atGGCGGCGGAGGGTGAtgtggagctggagctggagacgGAGCCCAACGGCTCCGGCGGCGGCAGCGatggggcgggcgggcgcgcggCGGAGAAGCCGCGGAAGCACGACAGCGGTGCGGCGGACCTGGAGCGCGTCACCGACTATGCGGAGGAGAAGGAGATCCAGAGCTCCAACCTGGAGACG GCCATGTCGGTGATCGGAGACCGGAGGTCCCGGGAGCAGAAGGCGAAGCAGGAGAG GGAGAAGGAACTGGCCAAAGTGACGatcaagaaggaggacctggagCTGATC ATGACGGAGATGGAGATCTCACGGGCAGCCGCCGAGCGCAGCCTGCGCGAGCACATGGGGAACGTGGTGGAGGCGCTGATCACCCTCACCAACTGA
- the SERINC4 gene encoding LOW QUALITY PROTEIN: serine incorporator 4 (The sequence of the model RefSeq protein was modified relative to this genomic sequence to represent the inferred CDS: substituted 1 base at 1 genomic stop codon), translating into MAGTRAHGRLLHSLLCQLCCGCGCSSRHGLRVSTGTRILYTLLHVLASAVCCLMLSRTVAQVVREKVPFSAVLCEHLPGGTDCERLVGSSAVYRVCFSTACFHLAQAALLLNVRSSTDCRAQLHNGFWLLKLLVLVGLCAASFFIPEDGFIQAWHYMGICGGFAFILIQLVLITAFAHTWNKNWLTGAARDKRWYVAVLLATAAFYTLASAAFAFLYKFYTHPAACHLNKVLLTLHGSLCGIMSFISITPCVRLRQPRSGLLQSSIISCYVMYLTFSALSSRPPERVLYKGQNLTVCFPGVRQDEMQTEDTTVAVVGATIMYACVLFACNEASYLAEVFGPLWMVKVYSFEFKEPSCCFCCPDKMDEELRGGCKDMHPXVPVSQPRGAGEKVAGAAVPCALAGTEQTCEPVDETPEGQCLVQDERDRVVYSYSAFHFVFFLASLYVMMTLTNWFSYENAVLETTFTHGSWSTFWVKVSSCWACVLLYLWLLLSPLCLHGSPQPRRSGPALRVLRRRRIPQRVSACT; encoded by the exons ATGGCGGGCACACGGGCGCACGGCCGCCTCCTGCACTCACTGCTCTGCCAG ctgtgctgcgGTTGTGGCTGTAGCTCCCGCCATGGGCTCCGCGTGTCCACGGGCACCCGGATCCTCTACACGCTCCTGCACGTCCTGGCCTCTGCCGTGTGCTGCCTCATGCTGTCCCGCACCGTGGCCCAGGTCGTCAGGGAGAAG GTGCCCTTCTCGGCGGTGCTGTGCGAACATCTGCCCGGGGGCACGGACTGCGAGCGGCTGGTGGGCTCCTCGGCCGTATACCGCGTCTGTTTCAGCACTGCCTGCTTCcacctggcacaggctgccctgctgctcAATGTGCGCTCCAGCACCGACTGCCGTGCACAGCTGCACAATGG GTTCTGGCTCCtgaagctgctggtgctggtggggctCTGTGCCGCCAGCTTCTTCATCCCCGAGGATGGCTTCATCCAAG CCTGGCACTACATGGGCATCTGCGGGGGCTTCGCCTTCATCCTCATCCAGCTGGTGCTGATCACGGCCTTCGCGCACACCTGGAACAAGAACTG GCTGACGGGCGCTGCGCGGGACAAGCGCTGGTACGTGGCGGTGCTGCTGGCCACTGCCGCATTCTACACCCTTGCCTCCGCCGCCTTTGCCTTCCTCTACAAGTTCTACACCCACCCGGCTGCCTGCCACCTCAACAAGGTGCTGCTCACCCTCCACGGCAGCCTCTGCGGCATCATGTCCTTCATCTCCATCACGCCCTGTGTGCGGCTCA GGCAGCCGCGATCGGGACTGCTGCAGTCCTCAATCATCAGCTGCTATGTGATGTACCTCACCTTCTCCGCACTGTCCAGCCGTCCCCCGGAGAGAG TGCTCTACAAGGGGCAGAACCTCACCGTCTGCTTCCCCGGCGTGCGGCAGGATGAGATGCAGACAGAGGACACCACTGTTGCCGTTGTGGGGGCCACCATCATGTACGCCTGCGTGCTCTTTGCATG CAATGAAGCCTCCTACCTCGCCGAGGTTTTTGGGCCCCTCTGGATGGTCAAAGTCTACAGCTTTGAGTTTAAA GaaccctcctgctgcttttgctgcccCGACAAGATGGACGAGGAGCTGAGAGGTGGGTGCAAGGACATGCACCCTTAGGTGCCGGTGTCCCAGCCCAGGGGTGCTGGCGAGAAGGTTGCAGGAGCTGCCGTTCCCTGTGCTCTCGCAGGCACTGAACAGACGTGTGAGCCAGTGGATGAGACCCCGGAGGGACAGTGCCTTGTCCAGGACGAGCGAGACCGCGTGGTCTACAGCTACTCAGCCTTCCACTTCGTCTTCTTCCTCGCCTCACTCTACGTTATGATGACCCTCACCAACTGGTTCAG CTACGAGAACGCGGTGCTGGAGACCACCTTCACACATGGCAGCTGGTCGACCTTCTGGGTGAAGGTGTCCTCGTGCTGGGCCTGCGTCCTGCTCtacctgtggctgctgctgagccctctctgcctgcacggctccccccagccccggcgcaGCGGCCCGGCCCTGCGTGTCCTGCGGCGGCGGCGCATCCCGCAGCGCGTCAGCGCCTGCACGTAG
- the SERF2 gene encoding small EDRK-rich factor 2: protein MTRGNQRELARQKNLKKQSDSGKGKRRDDGLSAAARKQRDSEIMQQKQKKANEKKEGAK, encoded by the exons ATGACCC GCGGGAACCAGCGCGAACTGGCGCGGCAGAAGAACCTGAAGAAGCAGAGCGACTCGGGCAAGGGCAAGCGGCGGGACGACGGGCTCTCGGCCGCCGCCCGCAAGCAGAG GGACTCGGAGATcatgcagcagaagcagaagaaagctAACGAGAAGAAGGAGGGCGCCAAGTAG
- the LOC135992327 gene encoding peptidyl-prolyl cis-trans isomerase FKBP8-like encodes MPGTSPGGSPEREAGAGGRPRGPGRDRRVRFLLPHTAIELPSVREEEQLFYRRLEALVAPGPGGFAPLFAADGWSNLTGERSQAAPGRAAPGGRAPGVTGRLSGPPPPAEDRLLRKRVVRDGQDGPRPRPGQEVSVKVLGVLEDGGLVERDPRLTFVPGHGDVVQALELGVPTMQPGEVAFFLAAFLYGYGRPGREPDVPPEAPLLFEVTLLEVRDDPDPQQLPPAARLRLGAQRRERGNFHFARSDFAAALRSYRLALRALDGPVAAPPGPQEEEELREQRVKCLNNCAAAELKLQRADEALAAYEAALRICPDNGRALLRRGQLLAQQGRDAEAALDLRRALELDPASKVIHAELSRLVKRRSPSASATPQEPRHGPMPPPSPGAPAPPATEGTA; translated from the exons ATGCCGGGAACCTCGCCCGGCGGGTCCCCAGAGAGGGAGGCGGGGGCCGGAGGGCGGCCGCGAGGGCCCGGCCGGGACAGGCGGGTGCGgttcctcctgccccacaccgCCATCGAGCTGCCGTCGGTGCGcgaggaggagcagctcttctaCCGGCGGCTGGAGGCGCTGGTGGCCCCGGGACCCGGCGGTTTCGCGCCGCTCTTCGCGGCCGACGGCTGGAGCAACCTGACGGGTGAGCGCTCGCAAGCGGCCCCGGGGAGAGCCGCGCCGGGGGGCCGGGCCCCGGGGGTCACGGGGCGGCTCTcagggccgccgccgcccgcagAGGACCGGCTGCTGCGGAAGCGCGTGGTGCGAGATGGGCAGGACGGGCCGCGGCCGCGGCCGGGCCAGGAGGTGTCGGTGAAGGTGCTGGGAGTCCTGGAGGACGGCGGGCTGGTGGAGCGGGACCCGCGGCTCACCTTTGTGCCGGGCCACGGCGACGTCGTGCAG GCGCTGGAACTGGGTGTCCCCACCATGCAGCCCGGGGAGGTCGCCTTCTTCCTCGCTGCCTTTCTCTACGGCTACGGCCGCCCGGGCAG GGAGCCGGACGTGCCGCCCGAGGCGCCGCTGCTGTTCGAGGTGACGCTGCTGGAGGTGCGGGACGACCCCGACCCGCAGCagctgccgcccgccgcccgcctgcGCCTGGGCGCACAGCGGAGGGAACGGGGAAACTTCCACTTCGCGCGGAGCGACTTCGCGGCGGCGCTGCGCTCCTACCGCCTGGCCCTGCGCGCCCTCGACGGCCCCGTCGCCG CCCCGCCCGGGCcgcaggaggaagaggagctgcgGGAGCAGCGCGTCAAGTGCCTCAACAACTGCGCGGCCGCCGAGCTGAAGCTGCAGCGGGCGGACGAAGCGCTGGCGGCCTACGAGGCGGCGCTGCGCATCTGCCCGGACAACGGCCGAGCGCTGCTCCGGCGGGGGCAG CTGCTGGCGCAGCAGGGCCGGGACGCGGAGGCCGCGCTGGACCTGAGGAGAGCCCTGGAGCTGGACCCGGCCAGCAAG gTGATCCACGCCGAGCTCTCGCGGCTGGTGAAGCGCCGGAGCCCCTCGGCCAGCGCCACCCCCCAGGAGCCCCGCCACGGCCCGATGCCGCCGCCGAGCCCCGG AGCCCCGGCGCCGCCCGCGACGGAAGGAACGGCCTGA